A single window of Pyxidicoccus xibeiensis DNA harbors:
- the metH gene encoding methionine synthase, whose protein sequence is MTTHLPTALPPPAGENGRRVEALRATLRERVLVLDGAMGTLLQNHDLKAADFGGAEYEGCNENLVLTRPDIIEAIHARYFAAGADVTETDTFGGTPLVLNEFGLGHKALEINEVASRLARNAAQAAEARDGRMRWVAGSIGPTTKAISVTGGITFEELVENFTVQAEGLARGGSDYLLVETAQDTRNVKAALLGIQQAFQKLGYALPVAVSGTIEPMGTMLAGQSVESLAASLEHAELLYLGLNCATGPDFMTDHLRSLSAMSLFPVSCVPNAGLPDENGHYLESPEMIARSLRRFCEQGWLNVVGGCCGTHAGHIETLAKAVEGLKPRTATPRPRATLSGVDYLEVTDEQRPLIVGERTNVIGSKKFKELIVAGKLDDASEIARAQVKRGAQVIDICLANPDRDEMEDMRSFLDVVIKKVRVPLMIDSTDERVIEMALTYSQGKAIINSVNLEDGEERFEKVVPLARRFGAALVVGCIDEVGMAVPRQRKLEVAERSFELLTKKYGMKPEDLYFDPLVFPCASGDAQYTGSGVETIEGVRLIKQRFPRCKTVLGISNVSFGLPTAGREVLNSVFLYHCVQAGLDMALVNSEKLERYASLPEEERKLAEDLLYNRGTDPVTPFAAHFRERKPARAAVSTLPLEERLQRYIIEGTRDGLVADLEEAMKKYAPLDIINGPLMKGMDEVGRLFAANELIVAEVLQSAESMKAAVGFLEPHMSKAQAAMRGKIVLATVKGDVHDIGKNLVEIILANNGFQVVNLGIKVPPEQLVQAVREHRPDILGLSGLLVKSAHQMVATAEDLKRAGVDVPILVGGAALSRNFVDRNIAPAYGGGTVAYAQDAMSGLDLAKQIVDPGSHEKLRGELTVRREKLAQEVKERPATTAPVTRPRSAEVRVLDTVPAAPDFERHVLTNTPLDHIWKFINPVMLYGRHLGLRGSARALGTAAEAELAKTEEGRKALALKEAVEELKGMLRGGLMHARAVFQFFKAGSDGNRVVLFDGGTGREAASFDFPRQDRDGGLCLADYLRPLQGGAPDDNVAMFVVTAGSGIRELAEELKAKGEFLKMHAVQALALETAEGYAELLHTQLRSMWGTPDKPDMTMLERFRAEYSGKRYSFGYPACPRLEDQSKLFAALRPEEIGVQLTDGCMMEPEASVSAIVFHHPQASYFSVT, encoded by the coding sequence ATGACGACCCACCTGCCCACCGCCCTGCCGCCCCCCGCCGGTGAGAATGGCCGCCGCGTGGAGGCCCTGCGCGCCACCCTGCGCGAGCGCGTGCTGGTGCTCGACGGCGCCATGGGCACGCTGCTCCAGAACCACGACCTCAAGGCGGCGGACTTCGGCGGCGCGGAGTACGAGGGCTGCAACGAGAACCTCGTGCTCACCCGGCCGGACATCATCGAGGCCATCCACGCGCGCTACTTCGCGGCGGGCGCGGACGTGACGGAGACCGACACCTTCGGCGGCACGCCCCTGGTGCTCAACGAGTTCGGCCTGGGGCACAAGGCGCTCGAAATCAACGAGGTGGCCTCGCGGCTGGCACGCAACGCGGCCCAAGCCGCCGAGGCGAGGGACGGGCGGATGCGCTGGGTGGCGGGCTCCATCGGCCCCACCACCAAGGCCATCAGCGTCACCGGCGGCATCACCTTCGAGGAGCTGGTGGAGAACTTCACCGTGCAGGCGGAGGGGCTCGCGCGCGGCGGCTCGGACTACCTGCTGGTGGAGACGGCGCAGGACACCCGCAACGTGAAGGCGGCGCTGCTGGGCATCCAGCAGGCCTTCCAGAAGCTCGGCTACGCGCTGCCGGTGGCCGTCTCCGGGACGATTGAGCCCATGGGCACCATGCTGGCCGGGCAGAGCGTGGAGAGCCTGGCCGCGTCGCTGGAGCACGCAGAGCTCCTCTACCTGGGGCTCAACTGCGCCACCGGTCCGGACTTCATGACGGACCACCTGCGCTCGCTGTCCGCCATGAGCCTCTTCCCGGTGTCGTGCGTGCCCAACGCGGGCCTGCCGGACGAGAACGGCCACTATCTGGAGTCGCCGGAGATGATTGCGCGCTCCCTGCGGCGCTTCTGTGAGCAGGGCTGGCTCAACGTGGTGGGCGGCTGTTGCGGCACGCACGCGGGCCACATCGAGACGCTGGCGAAGGCGGTGGAGGGGCTGAAGCCACGGACGGCCACGCCGCGCCCGCGCGCCACGCTGTCCGGCGTGGACTACCTGGAGGTGACGGACGAGCAGCGCCCGCTCATCGTCGGCGAGCGCACCAACGTCATCGGCAGCAAGAAGTTCAAGGAGCTCATCGTCGCGGGGAAGCTTGACGACGCGTCGGAGATTGCGCGCGCGCAGGTGAAGCGGGGCGCGCAGGTCATCGACATCTGCCTGGCCAACCCGGACCGGGACGAGATGGAGGACATGCGGAGCTTCCTGGACGTGGTCATCAAGAAGGTGCGCGTGCCCTTGATGATTGACTCCACGGACGAGCGCGTCATCGAGATGGCGCTCACCTACAGCCAGGGCAAGGCCATCATCAACTCGGTCAACCTGGAGGACGGCGAGGAGCGCTTCGAGAAGGTGGTGCCGCTGGCGCGCCGCTTCGGCGCGGCGCTGGTGGTGGGCTGCATCGACGAGGTGGGCATGGCCGTGCCACGCCAGCGCAAGCTGGAGGTGGCGGAGCGCTCGTTCGAGCTCTTGACGAAGAAGTACGGCATGAAGCCCGAGGACCTGTACTTCGACCCGCTCGTCTTCCCGTGCGCGTCCGGCGATGCGCAGTACACCGGCAGCGGCGTGGAGACGATTGAGGGCGTGCGCCTCATCAAGCAGCGCTTCCCGCGGTGCAAGACGGTGCTGGGCATCTCCAACGTGTCCTTCGGCCTGCCCACCGCGGGCCGCGAGGTGCTCAACTCCGTCTTCCTGTACCACTGCGTGCAGGCGGGCCTGGACATGGCGCTCGTCAACTCGGAGAAGCTGGAGCGCTACGCGTCGCTGCCCGAGGAGGAGCGCAAGCTGGCGGAGGACCTGCTCTACAACCGGGGCACGGACCCGGTGACGCCCTTCGCCGCGCACTTCCGCGAGCGCAAGCCGGCACGCGCGGCCGTGAGCACCCTGCCGCTGGAGGAGCGGCTGCAGCGCTATATCATCGAGGGCACCCGCGACGGCCTCGTCGCGGACCTCGAAGAGGCGATGAAGAAGTACGCGCCGCTCGACATCATCAACGGGCCGCTGATGAAGGGCATGGACGAGGTGGGGCGCCTGTTCGCCGCCAACGAGCTGATTGTCGCGGAGGTGCTCCAGAGCGCCGAGTCGATGAAGGCGGCGGTGGGCTTCCTGGAGCCACACATGAGCAAGGCCCAGGCGGCCATGCGCGGAAAAATCGTGCTCGCCACGGTGAAGGGCGACGTGCACGACATCGGGAAGAACCTGGTGGAGATCATCCTCGCCAACAACGGCTTCCAGGTGGTGAACCTGGGCATCAAGGTGCCGCCCGAGCAGCTGGTGCAGGCGGTGCGTGAGCACCGGCCGGACATCCTCGGCCTGTCGGGGCTCTTGGTGAAGAGCGCGCACCAGATGGTGGCCACGGCGGAGGACCTCAAGCGCGCCGGCGTGGACGTGCCAATCCTGGTGGGCGGCGCGGCGCTGAGCCGCAACTTCGTGGACCGCAACATCGCCCCGGCCTACGGCGGCGGCACGGTGGCCTACGCGCAGGACGCGATGAGCGGTCTGGACCTGGCGAAGCAGATTGTGGACCCGGGCTCGCACGAGAAGCTGCGCGGCGAGCTGACCGTGCGCCGCGAGAAGCTGGCGCAGGAGGTGAAGGAGCGCCCCGCCACCACGGCCCCGGTGACGCGGCCGCGCAGCGCGGAGGTTCGCGTGCTGGACACGGTGCCCGCCGCGCCGGACTTCGAGCGGCACGTGCTGACGAACACGCCGCTGGACCACATCTGGAAGTTCATCAACCCGGTGATGCTGTACGGGCGGCACCTGGGCCTGCGCGGCTCGGCGCGCGCGCTGGGCACGGCGGCCGAGGCGGAGCTGGCGAAGACGGAGGAGGGGCGCAAGGCGCTCGCCCTCAAAGAGGCGGTGGAGGAGCTGAAGGGCATGCTGCGCGGGGGCCTCATGCACGCGCGCGCCGTCTTCCAGTTCTTCAAGGCCGGCAGCGACGGCAACCGCGTGGTGCTCTTCGACGGCGGCACCGGGCGTGAGGCGGCGTCCTTCGACTTCCCCCGGCAGGACAGGGACGGCGGGCTGTGCCTCGCGGACTACCTGAGGCCGCTGCAGGGCGGAGCGCCTGACGACAACGTCGCCATGTTCGTCGTCACCGCCGGCTCGGGCATCCGCGAGCTGGCGGAGGAGCTGAAGGCGAAGGGCGAGTTCCTGAAGATGCACGCCGTGCAGGCGCTCGCGCTGGAGACGGCGGAGGGCTACGCGGAGCTGCTGCACACGCAGCTGCGCAGCATGTGGGGCACGCCGGACAAGCCCGACATGACGATGCTGGAGCGCTTCCGCGCGGAGTACTCGGGCAAGCGCTACTCCTTCGGCTACCCCGCATGTCCTCGGCTGGAGGACCAGTCGAAGCTGTTCGCCGCGCTGCGCCCGGAGGAAATCGGCGTGCAGCTCACCGACGGCTGCATGATGGAGCCGGAGGCCTCCGTGTCGGCCATCGTCTTCCACCATCCGCAGGCCTCGTACTTCTCCGTGACGTGA
- a CDS encoding ArsR/SmtB family transcription factor, giving the protein MEELSQSFRALGDPTRLRILRLVAEAPLNVTELVSLVGVAQSSVSHHLGKLKNLGLLREERQAGFSYYSLALEQQDARWPLIRMAREAEDAAGDSARLKDLLRAREDRQALNERLLEPGQSWFLWAGALASLLPPLDVVDFGCGTGVLSVAIARWARHVWAIDQNAEALEQARERAGREGRANITFLREDLHRLSLKAGRMDLVVISQSLHHVEAPAAVLAEAARLLKPGGRLVLLELMPHEERWVLERLGHRHLGFAPESLEAALREAGFASLTRETHARDGASPFRVFLLTGVKPS; this is encoded by the coding sequence ATGGAAGAGCTGTCCCAGTCATTCCGGGCCCTGGGAGACCCGACGCGCTTGCGCATCCTCCGGCTGGTGGCCGAGGCCCCGTTGAACGTGACGGAGCTGGTGTCGCTGGTGGGGGTGGCTCAGTCGTCCGTCTCGCACCACCTGGGGAAGCTGAAGAACCTGGGCCTGCTGCGCGAGGAGCGGCAGGCGGGCTTCAGCTACTACTCGCTGGCGCTGGAGCAGCAGGACGCCCGCTGGCCGCTCATCCGCATGGCGCGCGAGGCCGAGGACGCGGCGGGTGACTCGGCCCGGCTGAAAGACTTGCTCCGCGCGCGCGAGGACCGGCAGGCGCTGAACGAGCGGCTCCTGGAGCCGGGGCAGTCCTGGTTCCTGTGGGCCGGGGCGCTGGCGTCGCTGCTTCCTCCGCTGGACGTGGTGGACTTCGGTTGTGGCACCGGCGTGCTGAGCGTGGCCATCGCCCGGTGGGCGCGGCACGTGTGGGCCATCGACCAGAACGCGGAGGCGCTGGAGCAGGCCCGCGAGCGCGCCGGCCGCGAGGGCCGCGCCAACATCACCTTCCTGCGCGAGGACCTGCACCGCCTGTCGCTGAAGGCCGGGCGCATGGACCTGGTGGTGATTTCGCAGAGCCTCCACCACGTGGAGGCCCCCGCCGCGGTGCTGGCCGAGGCCGCCCGCCTGCTCAAGCCGGGCGGCCGGCTGGTGCTGCTGGAGCTGATGCCGCACGAGGAGCGCTGGGTGCTGGAGCGGCTGGGCCACCGGCACCTGGGCTTCGCGCCCGAGTCCCTCGAAGCCGCCCTGCGCGAGGCCGGCTTCGCTTCCCTCACCCGCGAGACGCATGCGCGCGACGGGGCCAGTCCCTTCCGCGTCTTCCTGCTCACCGGAGTCAAGCCATCATGA
- a CDS encoding patatin-like phospholipase family protein, whose translation MASPTLHQLLDGKRFGLVLSAGYFGFYGHAGFLKGLAASGLRPRAYAGTSAGGMVAAYAAAGTPVHAIEELVLRQTRANFWDPDPIGAVLNADAAGHGLTGLLKGERFRRLLEDTLAVRTFEELPHPLLLVGSNLTLGRHEVFTSGELAPRVHATCAYPGLFRAVPLEGNLYWDGGLVDKAPALSLNESAVGKELDAILVHFLPSRTRKVVGGPMAYAQGLASGSAALRRDHFRLQLTVLEQRQVPVYVVVSNLPPVTPTTMERGFDALDQARQSAERALARPPVPFAQAEW comes from the coding sequence ATGGCCTCTCCCACCCTGCACCAGCTCCTCGACGGCAAGCGGTTCGGCCTGGTCCTCTCCGCGGGCTACTTCGGCTTCTATGGGCACGCCGGCTTCCTCAAGGGGCTGGCGGCCTCGGGGCTCAGGCCCCGCGCCTATGCGGGCACGTCCGCGGGCGGCATGGTGGCGGCGTACGCGGCGGCGGGCACGCCGGTGCATGCGATTGAAGAGCTGGTGCTGCGGCAGACGCGGGCCAACTTCTGGGACCCGGACCCGATTGGCGCGGTGCTGAACGCGGACGCGGCGGGGCATGGGCTGACGGGCCTGCTCAAGGGCGAGCGCTTCCGGCGGCTGCTGGAGGACACGCTGGCGGTGCGCACCTTCGAGGAGCTGCCGCACCCGCTGCTGCTGGTGGGCTCCAACCTCACGCTGGGCCGCCACGAGGTCTTCACCTCGGGCGAGCTGGCCCCGCGCGTCCATGCCACCTGCGCCTATCCGGGCCTGTTCCGCGCGGTGCCGCTGGAGGGCAACCTGTACTGGGACGGCGGGCTGGTGGACAAGGCGCCCGCGCTGTCGCTCAACGAGAGCGCGGTGGGCAAGGAGCTGGATGCCATCCTCGTGCACTTCCTGCCCAGCCGGACGCGCAAGGTGGTGGGCGGGCCCATGGCGTACGCGCAGGGGCTGGCGTCGGGCTCGGCGGCGCTGCGCAGGGACCACTTCCGGCTGCAGCTCACCGTGCTGGAGCAGCGGCAGGTGCCCGTCTACGTCGTCGTGTCCAACCTGCCGCCGGTGACGCCCACCACCATGGAGCGCGGCTTCGACGCCCTGGACCAGGCGCGCCAGTCCGCGGAGCGCGCGCTGGCGCGGCCCCCGGTGCCCTTCGCTCAGGCGGAGTGGTGA
- a CDS encoding kelch repeat-containing protein — translation MAARRGDFTATMLISGRILVVGGRDGQTTLASADLHDPVTGTVSPTGSMVVARWGHSATLLANGQVLVAGGRDADGAVVTSAELYNPSTGTWSSTGSMANARYFHAAVRLLSGRVLVAGGSDALVSLNTAELYDPSTGTWSATASLLQSRHGHTLTVLPGSSRVLAVGGTRTYFGSGGSLAHEYLASAELYDSLSASSWSFTGAMSQARRAGHSATVLGSGKVLVLAGTGATAPLTTGELYDPSTGSWSPIRGMAPPGRTGHGACLLVSGKVLVTGGSYGAPLQTTELYDPERDAWSSALGMSAPRTGHAAIALPQGDAVVLGGGTTSVERYAAGTGIWKSTDDISAARKRHTMTLLPSGQILVTGGVDATGARLATSELFDPLTGRWSRTGDMTTPRASHTATLLSSGQVLVTGGTEQNAPAELYDPGSGAWTASGSMNLNRSSHTATLLSSGRVLVTGGTGGFASAELYDSGSRTWAYTASLAEGRTAHTATLLLSGRVLVTGGLSGSTYLATAELFDEASGAWAPANAMRVSRSAHTATLLPSGRVLVVGGFRILPGSSNTTLASTSLETVDSYDPVSGQWTTEGNMNAGGPMRSGRHDHAAVLLPDGRVLVTGGTTKVGGSINIFTNVSSELYDPATGRWTPTSRPSGERGSGHRAQLLPTGRVLVTGGTNDNGAELYVP, via the coding sequence TTGGCCGCCAGACGTGGCGACTTCACCGCCACCATGCTGATCAGCGGCAGGATATTGGTGGTCGGCGGCCGGGACGGGCAGACCACCCTGGCCTCCGCGGACCTCCATGACCCCGTGACAGGGACTGTCTCTCCCACCGGCAGCATGGTGGTGGCTCGCTGGGGGCATAGCGCGACCCTGCTGGCCAACGGTCAGGTGCTGGTCGCAGGCGGTAGGGACGCCGACGGTGCCGTGGTGACCTCCGCGGAGCTCTACAACCCGAGCACGGGAACCTGGTCCTCGACGGGGAGCATGGCCAATGCCCGGTACTTCCATGCTGCCGTCCGGTTGCTCTCGGGCAGGGTCCTGGTGGCGGGGGGCTCGGATGCCCTCGTCTCGCTGAACACAGCGGAGCTCTACGACCCGAGCACCGGCACCTGGTCCGCCACGGCCTCGCTGCTCCAGTCTCGTCACGGCCACACGTTGACCGTGTTGCCAGGTTCGAGCCGTGTCCTGGCCGTGGGGGGAACCCGTACGTACTTCGGCAGCGGGGGATCGCTTGCGCACGAGTATCTGGCCTCCGCGGAGCTGTATGACTCGCTCTCCGCGAGCAGCTGGTCCTTCACTGGCGCCATGTCCCAGGCTCGGCGCGCGGGCCACTCGGCCACCGTGCTGGGCTCCGGCAAGGTGCTGGTGCTCGCGGGCACCGGCGCAACCGCGCCACTGACCACGGGAGAGTTGTATGACCCGTCGACGGGGAGCTGGTCGCCCATCCGTGGAATGGCACCGCCGGGGCGCACCGGACACGGTGCCTGCCTCCTGGTCTCAGGGAAGGTGCTGGTCACCGGCGGCAGTTATGGCGCCCCGCTGCAGACCACGGAGCTGTATGACCCGGAACGCGACGCGTGGAGCTCCGCGCTGGGAATGTCCGCGCCGCGTACAGGACACGCGGCCATCGCGCTTCCCCAGGGAGATGCAGTGGTTCTTGGCGGAGGCACGACGAGCGTGGAGCGCTACGCGGCCGGCACCGGCATCTGGAAGTCCACGGACGATATCAGCGCGGCGCGCAAGCGCCATACGATGACGCTGCTGCCCTCCGGCCAGATCCTGGTCACCGGTGGAGTGGATGCCACCGGAGCACGGCTCGCCACCTCGGAGCTGTTCGACCCGCTCACCGGGCGATGGAGTCGCACGGGTGACATGACCACTCCTCGTGCCAGTCATACGGCCACGTTGCTGTCATCGGGACAAGTGCTCGTGACAGGAGGCACGGAGCAGAATGCCCCAGCGGAGCTGTACGACCCGGGCTCAGGAGCCTGGACCGCGAGTGGTTCCATGAACCTGAACCGGAGCAGTCATACGGCCACGCTGCTGTCCTCGGGGCGGGTGCTCGTCACCGGGGGAACAGGAGGCTTCGCGTCGGCGGAGCTGTACGACTCGGGCTCCAGGACCTGGGCCTATACGGCGAGCCTGGCCGAGGGACGGACTGCCCATACGGCCACCCTGCTTCTCTCGGGCAGGGTGTTGGTCACCGGTGGCCTGAGCGGGTCTACCTACCTCGCGACCGCGGAGCTTTTTGACGAGGCGAGTGGGGCCTGGGCTCCCGCGAACGCCATGCGTGTGAGTCGGAGCGCCCACACGGCCACATTGCTGCCTTCGGGGCGGGTCCTGGTGGTGGGAGGGTTCCGCATCCTGCCTGGCTCGAGCAACACCACGCTCGCCTCCACGTCGCTCGAGACTGTCGACTCCTACGACCCGGTGAGTGGCCAGTGGACCACCGAGGGCAACATGAACGCCGGAGGCCCCATGCGCTCGGGACGCCATGACCACGCCGCGGTGCTCCTTCCGGATGGAAGGGTGTTGGTGACAGGAGGAACCACCAAGGTCGGCGGAAGCATCAACATCTTCACCAACGTCTCATCGGAGCTCTATGACCCCGCCACGGGGCGCTGGACTCCCACGAGCAGGCCCTCGGGAGAGCGAGGGAGTGGCCACCGGGCGCAGCTGCTTCCCACGGGCAGGGTGCTGGTGACGGGAGGCACCAACGACAATGGCGCGGAGCTCTACGTCCCTTGA
- a CDS encoding S8 family peptidase, translated as MPTSSFLSMRPLRGALLSLSLLALAPAAEAAPKSLEPRGLAAKHTGRELPGDMYVERIVVKFHEGSRVRLRDNRLVPLAAERGEAERSLLAERRLSDDRLKADTAAVQALLERAPRIGAPSRLFDEAEPVLEARKASGEEQSGIQLADLNLYYEVPLLPGTTAGSVADLVGELNRLEGVEVAYAEPPPEPAMVNFGMDAAARALLAAADIPPTTPQYQGNQGYLNVAPGGVDANYAWTVGGGRGTNVKVVDIEGGWRITHEDMPALFYQGGTQINDIGWRNHGTAVLGEIVGTANAYGVTGIANAARAGVEGIGGQSTASAISRAATAVGAGGIVLIELHAGGPSDGTACTCNTSQCNYIAMEYWTANYDAIRTATANGVIVVEAAGNGSANLDAAAYGNAFNRTVRDSGAILVGGSTATTRAPMCWTNYGSRVDVHGWGERVYSMGYGNVFGSANGEDQYYTSSFSGTSSASPIVVGAAASAQGVALANGRRLTSIQMRGLLRNNGTAQAADARQIGPLPDLRKALPKVIAGQY; from the coding sequence ATGCCGACGTCGTCCTTCCTGTCGATGCGCCCCCTGCGTGGCGCGCTGCTGTCCCTGTCCCTGCTGGCGCTGGCCCCCGCCGCCGAGGCCGCCCCGAAGTCGCTGGAGCCGCGTGGCCTCGCGGCGAAGCACACCGGCCGCGAGCTGCCCGGTGACATGTACGTGGAGCGCATCGTGGTGAAGTTCCACGAGGGCAGCCGCGTGCGCCTGCGTGACAACCGCCTGGTGCCGCTCGCCGCCGAGCGCGGCGAGGCGGAGCGCTCGCTGCTGGCCGAGCGCCGGCTGAGCGATGACCGCCTGAAGGCGGACACCGCCGCGGTGCAGGCCCTGCTGGAGCGCGCGCCGCGCATCGGCGCCCCCTCGCGCCTCTTCGACGAGGCCGAGCCCGTGCTGGAGGCGCGCAAGGCCTCCGGTGAGGAGCAGAGCGGCATCCAGCTGGCGGACCTCAACCTCTACTACGAAGTCCCGCTGCTGCCGGGCACCACCGCCGGGAGCGTGGCGGACCTGGTGGGCGAGCTGAACCGCCTGGAGGGCGTGGAGGTGGCCTACGCCGAGCCGCCCCCCGAGCCGGCCATGGTGAACTTCGGCATGGACGCGGCGGCGCGCGCGCTGCTGGCCGCGGCGGACATCCCGCCCACCACGCCGCAGTACCAGGGCAACCAGGGCTACCTCAACGTGGCGCCTGGCGGCGTGGACGCGAACTACGCGTGGACGGTGGGCGGCGGCCGGGGCACCAACGTGAAGGTGGTGGACATCGAGGGCGGCTGGCGCATCACCCACGAGGACATGCCGGCCCTCTTCTACCAGGGCGGCACGCAGATCAACGACATCGGCTGGCGCAACCACGGCACTGCCGTGCTGGGTGAGATTGTCGGCACGGCCAACGCGTACGGCGTGACGGGCATCGCCAACGCGGCGCGGGCCGGCGTGGAGGGCATCGGCGGCCAGAGCACGGCGAGCGCCATCTCCCGGGCGGCCACGGCCGTGGGCGCGGGCGGCATCGTCCTCATCGAGCTGCACGCGGGCGGCCCGTCGGACGGCACGGCGTGCACGTGCAACACCAGCCAGTGCAACTACATCGCCATGGAGTACTGGACGGCCAACTACGACGCCATCCGCACGGCGACGGCCAACGGCGTCATCGTGGTGGAGGCGGCGGGCAACGGCAGCGCCAACCTGGACGCGGCCGCGTACGGCAATGCCTTCAACCGCACCGTACGGGACTCGGGCGCCATCCTCGTGGGAGGCAGCACCGCGACGACGCGCGCGCCCATGTGCTGGACGAACTACGGCAGCCGCGTGGACGTGCACGGCTGGGGTGAGCGCGTCTACTCCATGGGCTACGGCAACGTGTTCGGCTCCGCCAACGGCGAGGACCAGTACTACACGTCGTCCTTCAGCGGCACGTCGAGCGCCTCGCCCATCGTCGTGGGCGCCGCCGCCAGTGCGCAGGGCGTGGCCCTGGCCAACGGCCGTCGCCTGACGAGCATCCAGATGCGCGGCCTGCTGCGCAACAACGGCACCGCTCAGGCCGCCGACGCGCGGCAGATTGGCCCGCTGCCGGACCTGCGCAAGGCGCTGCCCAAGGTCATCGCCGGCCAGTACTGA